cagacacagggcaccaggatggatcaggcaggtccgaggagcagaagaggtcagcatctccatcccaggactgacatgtaactcagagggacagatttggggggggggagaagaaagagaaaacacaggttgttaggtatgcccaatgtcacctgaataagtaggaacagtatacatattgtactgagtacaagcagggactccggcaactaactatgacagcataactagaaggggagagccagaaagtaacacaggcatgagggagccccaggacataaagcagccagccactacaccgtcgtcAAACTTGAGTGAGTAAGCGAGTGGggcctgacagcatccatacatcccagtttaccaaaacactatgtctgagaaccctccagatttgcacctttacctcataaacaccattaacaaaagacttgactaaacagatatgttttcagcctagacttaaacgctgagactgtgtctgattcccgaacattacttggaaggctattccataactgtgggtctttgtaagaaaaggctctgccccctgatgtagccgtcactatatgaggtaccagcagatagtctgcaccttttgatctaagtaggcatggcaggtcatagaggagcagaagttcactcaggtactgtggtgcgagaccattcagtgctttaaaggtcaatagtagtactttataatcaatacaaaatttgattgggagccaatgcagtgtggataagacaggggtgaagtggtcatattttctagttatagtaaggactcttgctgctgcattttgaactaactggagcttgtttatgcacttattggaacatccagacagtaaggcattacaataatccaacctggaggtaacgaaagcatgaactagtttttccgcgtcatgtagtaacattaaatttcttatcttaacaaaatttctgagatgaaagaaagctatccgggtaatgctattaatgtgagtttcgaatgaaagactggggtcaataatcactccgaggtcttttactgctgcacgtgaagaaacagaaaggtcatccagagttactatgcaatcagaaaacttacttctaactgcatgtggtcctagtacaagtacttcagtattgtcagagttaagcagaaggaaattaataagcattcagtgtctaatgtcctttacacattcctcaattctattaagccggtgtctctcatcaggttttgcagaaacatacaactgtgtgtcatcagcataacagtggaaactaatacaatgtttatgaataatatcacccagaggtaacatatataaagaaaaaagcagtggacccaagacagaaccttatggaacaccaaactttacctcagtacgtctagaaatatcaccatttatattaacatactgatagtgatcagttaaataagacctgaggcaggagagggccgttcccttaactcccacaacattttctagtctatccagaagaatggaatgatcaatggtatcaaatgctgcactaaggtcaagcaacacaagcagcgagacacagccctgatcagacaccaacagttggtcatttactactttaaccagagttgTCTCTGTGCTATATAAGGTCTAAATCCtgcctgatacatttcatggatgttattcctatgtaaatataagcataactgctgtgccacagctttctcaaggatcttggagataaaggggaggtttgatattggccagtaattggacagctgacagggatcaaggtcaggttttttaatcaggggtttgataactgctagtttaaaggatttgggtagatagccaatcctaagagaataatttattatttttagaagcggttcaattacttcaggtattatctgtttgaatagacgtataggtaagggatctacaaccccgattccaaaaaagttgggacaaagtacaaattgtaaataaaaatggaatataatttacaaatctcaaaaactgatattgtattcacaatagaacatagacaacatgcgaaatgtcgaaagtgagacattttgaaatttcatgccaaatattggctcatttgaaatttcatgacagcaacacatctcaaaaaagttaggacggggcaataagaggctggaatagttaaaggtacaaaaaaggaacagctggaggaccaaattgcaactcattaggtcaattggcaataggtcattaacatgactgggtataaaaagagcatcttggagtggcagcgactctcagaagtaaagatgggaagaggatcaccaatccccctaattctgcgcagacaaatagtggagcaatatcagaaaggagttcgacagtgtaaaattgcaaagagtttgaacatatcatcatctacagtgcataatatcatcaaaagattcagagaatctggaagaatctctgtgcgtaagggtcaaggccggaaaaccatactgggtgcccatgatcttcgggcccttagatggcactgcatcacatacaggcatgcttctgtattggaaatcacaaaatgggctcaggaatatctccagagaacattatctgtgaacataattcaccatgccatccgccgttgccagctaaaactctatagttcaaagaagaagctgtatctaaacatgatccagaagcgcagacgtcttctctgggccaaggctcatttaaaatggactgtggcaaagtggaaaactgttctgtggtcagacgaatcaaaatttgaagttctttatggaaatcagggacgccgtgtcattcggactaaagaggagaaggatgacccaagttgttatcagcgctcagttcagaagcctgcatctctgatggtatggggttgcattagtgcgtgtggtatgggcagcttacacatctggaaagacaccatcaatgctgaaaggtatatccaggttctagagcaacatatgctcccatccagatgacgtctctttcagggaagaccttgcattttccaacatgacaatgccaaaccacatactgcatcaattacagcatcatggctgcgtagaagaagggtctaggtactgaactggccagcctgcagtccagatctttcacccatagaaaacatttggcacatcataaaacggaagatacgacaaaaaagacctaagacagttgagcaactagaatcctacattagacaagaatgggttaacattcctatccctaaacttgagcaacttgtctcctcagtccccagatgtttacagactgttgtaaagagaaaaggggatgtctcacagtggtaaacatggccttgtcccaacttttttgagatgtgttgttgtcatgaaatttaaaatcacctaatttttctctttaaatgatacattttctcagtttaaacatttgatatgtcatctatgttctattctgaataaaatatggaattttgaaacttccacatcattgcattctgtttttatgtacaatttgtactttgtcccaacttttttggaatcggggttgtaaatgatgTCTGCTAAAGATGCTGAATCTTGTACTTTGTGTATAAAAAAAGCTTTTTTGTGTGTAATTTAAAGGGATGAGATTATAAATTAATTAACAGTGTTATGTTTATGGATCTTATATTAGCCATGAATGTCATTCTATAGTTATCTGAAGGTACTGAcgacccaaaacatacatttcCATGTAACATATTGTGGATACAAATAAGGTCTGATGTACTGATCAGTTAAGGCGACGTAGTCCAACTGTATATCTATTTCCCAATGCCAGTGACTTCAGTATGTCGTTATGTATCATTCCGTAAAGTTTAATATCATCAGTCATCTTCATGATTAGGTTCCTGTTGCCACAATGGTGTAATTCAactgatttctctctctcactcattttaaTACACATACACTCTTAATTATTTGCCTCAATCTACTCATTCATGGTGATATTCATGTCACCTGAGCAGTCCCAATAAAATACATTTGTTTATtgtattctttattttttgttcCTGTTTTGTTTGCGGTGTGCTTTATTTCCTCATTGCATTCACTGTTGCTTTGTTTCCTGCTCATTAGTTTACATATTCGTTGCATATTTTCCATGAACCCCTATATGGAACAACAATAATCTGTGGTGTATCCTTAATAAAAGCCACACTAAGCACATGCACTTGTGTCCTGCCAATTATTTTATGTCAGACAACTGTTTAAATCTTCAGCTTTGCCAGAGTCAGAGAAATTGTTTTGGCTTTAACTGTTGGGTTGCAATTTGTCATTTTATATCATTCAGTAGTGGGCTATACATTGGTCTGTACAGTGGTAATAGTATCTGGGACGTAAACAAACTGCATGAACTGCAAATTATGATGTAAATGCATTGATAGGAAAAATGTACAGTGTGCtggttgcttctctgactaaTGCCCCATGTCCATCACACAATAATGACTTCTCTATTATACAGACTTCCCcatttcaaagcacttcatcatttaAAGTGTGTAATTGTTGCCTACACAATCAATGTGTCACTTATTTGCACAGAGAAGATCAGAAACGCTATAATTCACCGTTTTAATGAGTTTATTTTTTCAGAGATGTCTCAGGTTGTTGAATATGTAAAGTATACTGAGGAGAGGGGAGAGCACATCGAGAGAGTGGTGGAAATCTACGAGAGTGCAGATGCTGTTAGAGGTCATGATCCTAAAACAGAGACAGAGGACACCGACCTTAAGGCTCAAAACCCAggtaaaaaagagaaaaaaaaaggagatCAGAAAGAATCACACAGAAAAACCTTTATAAGACCTTTAAGGTCCCTGTTCATTCTTTTGATTTTTGAACACTGCTTCAAACAAATATTATTGGTTTATACAATTATATGTTTATATTTAAATTTCTCAGCATGTACCAGACATTTCTTGATGAATACTTTTGATTGCAGGGCCACAGAAATTCTCTGAGATCCCAGACATCATCAAGGGACAGAAATGCAATGAAGAGTTGGCGGACACAAAAAGAAATGAAATTCAAATGCAAAACACGGGTATTATTTTAAACCTTGTATTTCCCATGTATATTAGTGGTCATAGATCCCATGGCTGTGGTGCCTGTGAGAGGTCTTCCTGAGGAAATAAGTTtcagaatgaaagaaaaaaagaaaagcttcGTGCATGACATGGCCATAGAgtagaataaaaaaaacaaaggaagaAGGCAAGGTGATCCATTCGTTTCATTGTGATCTAGAATGTCTAGCACAAAGCTGTTgatttcttgattctgattggtcataagatgttgattaattttataTAACAGGAGCTCCGACAGTCATTTGGGCCGCAATTCAAATCACAGTATAATtttaatgtgcttgttctaatatggTATTGTTTCTCTTGCAAATTTACACAGGGACTTGTTATTGGAAGAATAATCACCTTTGGTGTTGATTGTAACTGTGATGTATTTTGATCTGCATTGACACTTTGTTTGTACTGAAACTTTAATTATGCACTGAGtcttgggatttgtagttctcttgctgttgtgtcattaaaaaaaaagggcAAGTAAAGCACCCTGGCTCACATTAATTTGAATCTCCATCTCTATTTGTTGTATATCCAGTAACTACAGGAATTCTGATGATATAACAAGAACAGTAACCAcacagttgattatttttcaataacagcatGCCCCCAAGGGCTTTATATTTTATCTTATGAATGTGCAGATTAATCAACAGCAAATCTGTTTGTGTCCATTGCTTTCTCAGAGAAGATAAGAAGTTGAGCAGATGTTACACACTGACGATCGTGTTTGTGGTGCTGCTGTGTGTTCTCCTGCTGGCTGTCGTCACAGTGCTGTGGATCAAATTTGACAACCTGAATATTGAATACAGCCAGTTACAAATCACCAACAACAACCTGACTATGGAGAGAAACCAGTTACAGACCAGCAACAATAACCTGACGATTGAAAAAGACCAGTTACAGATGGAGAAAGATGAATGGCAGAACAAGTTGGCTCTTATAGGTTTGCAAATACTTTCAAGTTTCAGTAAAGACCATTCAATAAGGACCAAGGAACCTGAGGATTCACAGCTTGGTGCTTTTTGCCAACACTGAACTATTAATTTaataatcctttataccacagcactgttgaattctcataTCCGATTGGTCAAGAGCAAATGCACTGAGAAGGTTTCTGTAAGACAATGGTTATTTAATATTTGAGGAAGGAGTGTTCAGTGTCATCACTTTGTAACTGTCAGAAATTGTTGCACCATGAGAAAGTCTTCAGGGCAAAAGACTTTAAGATAAGATGCATTTTTGTCATATTAATGTCAAGAGGTAGAAAAATGAATGAAACAGGAtgcactgttattggaaaataatcaactttcagGATGATAACAGTTAGTTGTCTTCATCTTGTTGATTATATTaccataacagcacatcctgtcttcttttattccttacttacaaAATTGTAATATTGAAATACACTGTGTGTTACATTGTACATGTCTCACTGTGTGCTCAGATACACATGCCAAAAATGGATGGATCTACTTCAATTCCAGTATTTACTACATGTTTAATGAGCGCAAGAACTGGAATGAGAGCAAACAGGACTGCACACAGAGAGGAGCACACCTGGTGATCATAAACAGCAAAGAGGagcgggtgagagagagagagagagagagagaatgaatatgAATCAGACTCTCATATATTTACAGTTTGTGGTTTGACTTGCAGGAGTTCATTGGTAAGCTGACAAGATGCAAGAAGGCTTGGATTGGTCTGAGTGACAGTGACACAGAGGGAGTGTGGAAATGGGTGGACGGTACACCACTGACCACTGCGTAAGAGATTAATAATATATTTATCACCTAGTTATCCCACCATCTAATGATTTGCAGAACTCAAAGCAGCAGAGAACCAAATAACCCTCATAAAGGTTTTCTTGTGAATTTGAGGTTTTTAACTTGTGACTTTATTGCTCTCAGTGTTTGGGTTAAGCCATAATAATATCCAGTGATATCAGGGTTTTTTTGGTTATATTATTTATGAATGGAAAAATGTTGTGTTATGGTTGTTATGAGCTCATAATAAGAGGGTTGAGTGAAAGGTGTGTAAGTAAAGGTAAATGAACACTGATTAATTTGATTCTAATTCTCTGCATTTCAGGTACTGGAATTCGGGGGAACCCAATGATAgtcgtgtgaatcgtgatgaggaCTGTGTCGAGATTTTGAGTGGGAATAAAAATTGGAATGACATGTCATGCTCTGAAGAATCATGC
This Neoarius graeffei isolate fNeoGra1 chromosome 3, fNeoGra1.pri, whole genome shotgun sequence DNA region includes the following protein-coding sequences:
- the LOC132882536 gene encoding hepatic lectin-like, with translation MCRLINSKSVCVHCFLREDKKLSRCYTLTIVFVVLLCVLLLAVVTVLWIKFDNLNIEYSQLQITNNNLTMERNQLQTSNNNLTIEKDQLQMEKDEWQNKLALIDTHAKNGWIYFNSSIYYMFNERKNWNESKQDCTQRGAHLVIINSKEEREFIGKLTRCKKAWIGLSDSDTEGVWKWVDGTPLTTAYWNSGEPNDSRVNRDEDCVEILSGNKNWNDMSCSEESCYICEMNLF